From one Deinococcus sp. NW-56 genomic stretch:
- a CDS encoding ParB/RepB/Spo0J family partition protein, with product MPKATKPRRADAFGSLLGTTKLDLAPPSPSAVPLDQIRVRARQPRRHFDEASLASLAQSVREQGVLQPVLLRRVDQDYELIAGERRVRAARLAGLSEVPALVREVSDEEADVMAALENLQREDLNPLDEVEATLTIVARELRVRVDEVVPLLHAQRRAPDEETVARLDAVFARLGRGTWRSFAANKVGVLRFAPELLDLMRAGRLEYTRAAALSRVKDAHLRAELIQRTLGENLGVREIAAAARPSRVVDTPLRRVRELLDERQMARLGERDRKRVQQLLGELEGLLSGPPRPGRRRS from the coding sequence GTGCCTAAGGCCACGAAGCCGCGCCGCGCCGACGCGTTCGGCTCCTTGCTGGGAACCACGAAGCTGGACCTGGCGCCTCCCAGCCCGAGCGCGGTGCCGCTGGACCAGATCCGGGTCCGTGCCCGGCAACCTCGGCGCCACTTCGATGAGGCCTCGCTGGCCTCGCTGGCACAGAGCGTGCGTGAACAAGGCGTGCTGCAGCCGGTGCTGCTGCGCCGGGTGGATCAGGACTATGAATTGATTGCAGGAGAACGGCGTGTGCGTGCCGCCCGTCTGGCCGGGCTGAGCGAGGTTCCCGCACTGGTCCGGGAGGTCAGCGACGAGGAAGCCGACGTGATGGCGGCCCTGGAGAACCTGCAGCGAGAGGACCTGAATCCACTGGATGAGGTGGAGGCCACCCTGACCATCGTGGCCCGGGAACTGCGCGTCCGTGTGGACGAGGTGGTGCCCCTGCTGCACGCGCAACGCCGGGCACCTGACGAGGAGACTGTAGCGAGGCTGGACGCGGTGTTCGCCCGGCTGGGACGAGGAACCTGGCGCTCCTTTGCAGCCAACAAGGTCGGCGTGCTGCGCTTCGCGCCGGAACTCTTGGACCTGATGCGTGCGGGTCGACTGGAATACACCCGGGCAGCAGCGTTGTCCCGTGTCAAGGATGCTCACCTGCGCGCCGAGCTGATCCAGCGCACCCTTGGAGAAAACCTGGGCGTTCGTGAAATCGCGGCCGCGGCCCGGCCATCACGGGTGGTGGACACGCCGCTGCGGCGCGTGCGGGAGCTGTTGGACGAACGCCAGATGGCCCGACTGGGTGAACGCGATCGAAAGCGGGTCCAACAGTTGCTCGGGGAGTTGGAGGGGCTGTTGAGTGGCCCGCCGCGGCCGGGGCGTCGGCGCTCTTAA